GACGAGCGGAAGTTTCTAAGGGAATTTCTATAGAATCTTTTGCTATAGACTCTTTGACCTCTACTTTTTGAAGACTTTCAGTATTTCGCATTTCATCAATAAATTCTTTAACAACTTTTTCAATCAACGCTTCATTCATGCTCATTCACTCCTAGTGATAAAAATTGCCTAACCAGCGACCCATAAGAATATATAAACCACTGCTTAAGCGATTTAATGCTTGTAAAATATCTTTTCTTTGAACATATCCCTCGGTACTAGCAAAAGCTTGAACACCTAAAATTTCTACTTCTCTTGAAAAACTTCGTAACCCATTAAGCTTTACTAATACCTCACCCATTGTATGATTTGGAAAAATATGATCCACTCCAAGATATTTTTTCGGGTTATGCGAAGCTTTGCGTAGACACTCTTCATCCATACCTAAAATATTCAAAGATTGAAGAGGTTCTTCTAAAACTTCTGCTCTTAATATTTCACGAGTCAATTTTAAGATTTCGTCTAAATCTTTTACTACTTTTTCCTCTTTTGCTTTCATTAAATCTACTTGAACCTTTAATATTTCTGCTTGAAAACTATCAAGTTTCCCTCGCAACTGAATTCTTAAATCATCTTTGCGAACCAGTACATTTCCATACAATTGTGTCATATATTCTGGTTTTTCTTGAAAAGATCCTCCATGATAGTAATCTTTGTACTTAGGCCTTTTTTCTGTCATGTCAGTCTTATCTATATTGTGTTGTTCTATAGTCTCTTGCTTCTGCTCAGAGTTTTTTTGACTATCCTCATATATTAATTCAATTTTTTTTTGTTTAATGAATTCTTGAGCTGATGGGGTCACCATAACTTTAGAATTTATAAGATATTTTTTAGGGAATTTATTTTTAAACTCCTCTCGGAGTCTTGTTTCAGTTAAAACTTTCATAGACGCCCTCCTTTGTAATTAATTCCTCCCAGATTATTAAATCTAGGAGGAAGCCAACTACTCTTTAATTTGTGGAAGGATGGTTTCTACTTCACCATGAGGTCGTGGAATTACATGTACAGATAATAACTCCCCTACACGCTCTGCTGCCGCTGCTCCTGCATCTGTTGCAGCTTTAATAGCGCCTACATCTCCTCGCACCATAACTGTTACTAACCCACCTCCAACTTGTTCTTTTCCTACAATAGCTACATTTGCTGCTTTAACCATTGCATCTGCTGCCTCAATTGCACCTACTAATCCTTTTGTTTCCACCATTCCTAATGCGTTTAAAGTTGCCATTTAAAATTCCTCCTCTTAATATTTTTTATTTTTTTAAATTCTTCATTACCAACTTAGTAATCATATCAATTTCTTCTTTGCTTAAGGATTCTGCCGAAGAAGACTTTTCTTCTGCAGTTCCTGTTGCTTGAGAAATTTTGCAAGTGTCTTGTGTTCTTTCTTTAATTCCATACGCCATTCGTCTAATATCGATTAAATGCATTGGACTTACATTATCTGAAGTCGCACTGCCACCGATTGCACCACAGCCTAAAGTAAAAGAAGGTGCTAAATTTGTACTTAATCCTACAGCTCCTTGAGTTGAAGGTGTATTCACCAACAATCGTGATACAGGTTTTTCTAAGGCAAAAGCCTTGATGATTTCCTCATTTTTTGAATGGATTGCTAAGGTGTGACCTAATCCTCCATTTTCTAATAACTCATAGCATTTTTCACAAGCCTTCTTCCAATTATCTACTTGATAAAATGCTAGCAGTGAAGTAAGTTTTTCTTTAGAAAAATGAATATCCTTCCCAACCTCTGTTTCTTCAGAAATAAGAAGTTTTGTGCCTTTTGGAATTTCAATTCCTGCCATATCTGCAATAAAACTTGCTGATTGCCCTACAATCTTCGGATTCATTCCACCTCGTTTTGTTTCCATTATCGCTTTTACTTTCTCTAACGCTTCACCAGATAAAAAGTATCCACCTTGTGCTTGCAATTCTTTTTTTATCTTATCTGCTACACAGTTTTCTGTAACAATAGCTTGTTCCGAAGCGCATACTGTTCCATTATCAAAAGTTTTACTCGATATGATCTTGCTAATAGCTTCTTGCACATCAGCGCTTCTTTCTATAAAAGCAGGAACATTTCCAGGTCCTACTCCTAAAGCAGGAGTCCCTGAACTATAAGCTGCTTTTACCATTGCTGAACCACCTGTAGCAAGAATTAAATCTACTCCAGCATGCTTCATTAATGCACTTGTTCCTTCTAACGTAGTAGCTGTCATGGACTGGATCAATCCACTAGGCGCACCAGCTTTTACGGCAGCTTTATTTAAAAGCTCTACCGTTTTTAAAATACTATTTAGCGCGCTAGGATGTGGACTAAAAACAACTGCATTTCCTGCTTTTAAAGCAATCATTGCTTTATAAATTACCGTAGAGGTTGGATTTGTGGAAGGAATTAATGCAGCAATTACCCCAACCGGGTTTCCAATTTCTACAATCCCATTTTCTTGGTCTTCATCAATAATTCCAATAGTTCGCATATCTTTTATATATTCATAAACACCTGTACTTGCAATTTCATTTTTTATTTTTTTATCTTGCCATTTCCCAAATCCCGTTTCTTGGTAAGCCAATTGAGCTAAATATTCAGCTTGGCGCTCCCCTACATCTTTCATAGCTTCCACTACTTGATTAATATCCTGTTGGCTAAATTCTGCAAATTCTTTTTGAGCTTCATTTGCTTTTCGGATCATATCTCGTACTTCCTGTAATGATAATAAATCTTTATCTACCAATGCCAATTATTCCACCTCCGGTTGTGTTTTTTCTAAGATCGCTTTTATTAACTGTGACTTATTGGCAAATTTAATATTTTTGCTTTCAATGGCAAAGTTTTCAAAACTTCTGGCTATTCTCCTTAATTCAGTAACCTTTAATTTATCAAGCTTTTGTTTTGATAAACTTTCATTGTTTTTGGGGACAAGATTTTGCTTTTTAGGCTCTAATAATTCTGTTAAATCCTTTTTTTGCTCTTGACCAGTACAAGAATTAATTGAACCATAAAAAAGTTTTTCTGTCTCCTTATCCAATCTAGCAATTACATGATGAGATACTAAGACACCTATACTTTCAATTGTTGCACTTCCAGCTTCAACCGAAGCTTTTACTGCAGCTACATCTCCTTGAATTAAAATAGTTACCAATCCCCCACCAGGTAATTGCACGCTTTTTATTCCTACATTCGCCGATTTTAACGCACTATCTACTCCTGCAATTGCTGGAAGATATCCATAGGTTTCCAAGATTCCTAAGGCATAACTCATAATGGTTATCTCCTCACCTTAGTATTTCTTTGGGTTTTCCGCTACAAACTGTACAGCTTCGGCGAAAGCTTCGCATGCGGCTTGACAAGCAGATTGGCTACCTGTTAATAATCCTCCACCAAAATTAGTCTCCGATGGCGGACCATAAAAACTGACAATCTTAACATCAGCGGCTTTCATCGCTGCATCTAGTGCATAGACTGATTCAAGGGGTGGAGCAATAAGATATGCTAGTGCTTCGCCTTCTTTGATCCCTGCTTCTTTTGATAAGTATGAACCTGTTCGTGAGATGCAGTGAGCATAATAGGCAATAGAATCATCTTCATTGGCACTATAAAAGCACGCCTCATTTTCTACAACATCTACAATAACATCTATCCCACTTCTTACTTCGGCAGGATCAGGTCCTGAAATGATTCCAATAACTTCTCCTGCTAATTTTGTATTAGCATTGTCGGCTCCACCATAAAAAGATTTGGCATAAACTACTTGAATATCCGCTGTTTTAGTTGCTTCATCTAAAGCTGTATATAGTACATCATCACTATCAGCAGTAACAATTCCTATGCTTCTGTGCCCAGTTTGCAGTCCTAACTCCTTCACTAAATCGGTACTTACATTAGGAATGACTTTAATACTTAAAATCGAAGCACGTAGTGCATCATTCTTCATTTTCTTCACTCCATTCTTGTAATTTTTAAACTTTTAAATCTAATCCGCTGGCTTTTTGTCTCAACATTTCTTTTACTAATCCTGCAATATGCGCTCCTGCTTCAGTAGCAGGTGTCCCCCCATTATGAATGTTAGAAATCACTGTACGGCGCGACTCAGGCATGCCTACTTTTGCGCCATAAGCCATATAGCAACTCATACTTTCACCTGTCGCTAGACCTGGACGTTCTCCAATTAGAACGACAGTAACTTTTGCATCAAGAGTTTCGGAAATTACATCCATTGCTGGAACTCGCCCATGCTTTACAAAAAAAGGTGTCCCAGCTTTAATCCCTTCATTTTTTAACCCTTGCATAATTGATGGCAAAATTTCTTCAATATTTGCTTCAATGGCAGTAGAACTTAATCCATCCGATACATAAATCTGTACTTCTGGAGAAGGAATACATTCTGCTTTAATCTTTTGAATGCTTTCATCACTAAATTTTCTTCCTAAATCTGGCCTAGTAATATATTCATCTTTGTTTTTGCATAAGGTGTTAATCATAAACAGGTTCATTTTCTTTAATAAATCTTCGGATACATATGAAAATACAGCATCCATAGCTACAGCATGATCTGCTCTAAAGCGCAAAAGTGTATCCGTTTTATATCTAGATCCAGTTCTCCATATTCCTACTCTTGCTGAGGTTTTTTCTTTTAATGCCATGTAAGATTCTTTCTCTTTCGGATCAGGAACTTTATAATATTCTTGTAATCGTTGCTCAGTAATATCATGTAACTCTTTATCCGTTACTGAAAGACTTTCATTGCCAATTTTTTCATTAATTTGCTGATTAATTGTTTTTTCAAATGTTTCTTTAGAATGACCTGAGTTCTGTGTTGCTAACTGTTCAACAATTTGTTGAACCATTTCTTTAATTGCCGATTCAGAAATCAATACTATTCGCCTCCTTAGTCTTTTATTTTAGAAAGATTGATGCATCTCCAGCTTTCTTTGATAATCTTCCATTTTTATAGATTCCCACTTCTTCTAACCATTCTTTAAATGCAGGAATCGGTTGTAAATTCAATAATTCCCTTAATGTTGCGGCGTCATGAAAACTGGAACTCTGATAATTTAACATAATATCGTCTCCAGAAGGTACGCCAATTAGGAAATTGCAACCTGCATTACTCAATAACATACTTAAATTTTCAATGTCATTTTGATCTGCTTTCATATGGTTTGTATAGCAAACATCTACTCCCATTGGAAGGCCAGATAATTTCCCCATAAAATGATCTTCTAATCCTGCACGGATAACTTGTTTGCTATTATACAAGTATTCCGGACCAATAAACCCTACAACTGTATTGACTAAGAAGGGTTTATGTTTTCTAGCTAACCCATAACATCTAGCTTCTAACGTAACTTGGTCTACATCCATATGAGCATCAGAGGATAGTTCTGAACCCTGTCCGGTTTCAAAATACATAACATTAGGACCTGTAGAGGTTCCTTCTTTTAACACCAATTCTTGAGCTTCAGTTAATAATTGATCGGTTACTCCAAAAGCTTCATTTCCTTTTTCTGTCCCAGCGATACTTTGAAAAATCATATCCGTCGGTGCCCCTTGTTTTACTGCTTCCATTTGTGTCGTAACATGAGCTAAGATGCACGTTTGTGTAGGGATCTTCCACTCTTGCTTTACACTTTCAAACAACTCCATAACTCTTTTGGCACTACTTACGGTATCATTTACAGGATTAAGCCCTAATACTGCATCTCCAGCTCCATAGCTTAAACCTTCAAATAAAGAGGCTTTAATTCCCTCAATATTGTCGGTAGTATGATTTGGTTGCAAGCGATAGGCTAAGGTTCCATCTTCTCCAATGGTGGTATTGCAATGCGCAGTAATTTCAATTTTTTTTGCTCCATACACTAAATCTAGGTTGGACATTAATTTTGCTACTGCTGCCACCATTTCACTGGTTAATCCTCTACTAATCCTCTGAATGTCGCTCCCTTTGGTGTGGTCATTCAAAATCCACTCTCTAAGATCTGAAACTGTCCAATTTTTAATTTCTTCATAAATTCGGTTGTTAACGCCATCTTGAATGACTCTTGTAACCTCATCTTTTTCATAAGGTACTGCTGGATTATTCCGAAGATCCTTTAATGTTAAATTACTTAATACTTCTTTTGCAGCAATTCTTTCTGTTGTAGATTCTGCAGCCAATCCCGCTAATTTATCTCCAGAGCGTTCTTCGTTGGCTTTGGACATCACTTCATTTAGGTTTTTGAAATGATATACCGTGCCGAATACTTTCGTCTTTAATAGCATCTTTTAATCTCCCTTCTATAATTAGATAGATATTATTAATAACTAAATACTAGAGTTTTAATAATCACTGGTACAACTTTTCCCCCAGCTAAAGGCTTGCCAATATCAATATAATCTCCATTATCTACTTTTATGGTATCAATACAAATAATTGGATTTTTTTTATCCAAATGGGCATTGATGCTTTGCCCTAATATTTTGGCCATATCTTGTTCTACCACCACAATAATGGGTTGGTTTGCTCCCAACTTTTTTTGCATTCCTTGGATAATTGACTTTGCAAAATCTTGGATTTGTTGAAACTTGGGATTTTTAATCCCATGCATCGAAAGAGCTACAAGTTGATTATCATTCTCTAATGCAAACCAATCTAATTTTTCTTTAATTCTTTCCGTAAGTTTCTCTGGCTCTAATGCTTCGTCTTCTGAGTTAAGGCGTAAAATTGGAACGTTTTTTATCGGAAGTAATTCTGATGCAATGGTAATCGTACTCCCACTAATTTCTGTGGTATGTGTTCCTGCTCCCACTACAGTGGCTCCTATCGTCTCTATTGCTGTAATAAGTTCTATATCTTTTATCCAAGATGAATTGTGAATCGCTTGTCCAAAAACTAAGCCAATATCTCCATATTTTAAAGGATCTTCATCTTTTTTTTGAAAAAAGCAATCCGCTACTCCTCCCGAGAAAGAGAGATAATCAATAGCCATTTTTTTTCTCAAAGGTTTCGCCGTAACCATTTCTTTAAGCAAAGGTGTCTCTGGAAGAATTCCTACACTTTCTGCTAAAATTGACGCCATGCGATTACAAATTTTTTGCAAATCGTCCACAGACAATAGTTGACCAACTTTTAAAGAAATACCGATCTCTTCTGCCAGTATTTTTATTTTTTTTGAAACATAAGAAACTTCCCTCGTACCTTCTTTAAATTTAATCAACCTTCCACCAATATCTAAGCAAGTGGTATCGATCACTTCTCCATTTTGGAAAACAGCAATATTGGTTGTTCCTCCGCCAATATCTAAATTGGCTACTATTGTGTTTTTTTCTTTCGAGACTTTCCCAGCCCCCGCTCCCTTACCTGCAATAATGCTCTCTAAGTCTGGACCTGCAGTTGCAACTACAAAGTCTCCCGCCATGCCACTAAGCATCGTTAGTATTTCATTAGCATTTTCTTTTCGCGCCGTCTCCCCAGTAATAATTACCGCGCCTGTATCAACTTTATCATAAGAAATTTTTGCTTTTTCATATTCTTTCTCGATAATTTGACGTACGGCTGGTCCGTCAATCTTTGTGTCTGATAGTAATGGAGTAAAATGGATATCACTACGATATACAACTTCTTTATCAATAATTTGTATTTTAGGGATAGCCATCATAGATGCCGTATTTTCAATAGCAAAACGACTAAATACCAGCTGAGTAGTAGATGTTCCAATATCAATTCCTACGCTTAAAATATAATCTTGCATGGAATTCCTCCTTCCTAATTACATCAAAAAACGGAGCCAAAAAACATGGATAATCTCCATGAAATTTTGGCTCCGTTGCCTCTTAAAAGTACGCCGTTGTACTTTTTATTTATTTTTTATAACTAAACCGAATTTCCGTACCATTTTGGATCTTTTTAATTCGAAAATTCCCATGTAATCGTTCTTGCACAATACTCTTAACAATTCGCAATCCCAAGCTTGTTTCTTTTCCACTTTGATCTTTTTCAAATCCAACCCCGTTATCCCGAATTTTAATGTCATTACATAAAGTTCCTTTGGTAATTTCAATAACGATCTCTCCACTACTTCTCCCTTCAAAACCATGTTTTAGAGAGTTTTGCAATAATTCATTCACAACTAGGGCAATAGAAGTTGCTTTATCTGAGTCTACTACGACATGTTCGCCGCGAACATGAATGTCAATACTTTTTTCACAAGAGAAAGCATGCCCGATAACACTTTCACGAATCTTTTCTAAAATAGTAATCAAATCCACATCATCTAAACCTTTTTGAGCCAATAATTCATGTGTAATAGTTATGCTTAAAATGCGATTAATGCTCTCTTCAAAAGCCCTCTTTACATTTTCAGCTTCAACTCTTCGAGACTGTAATCGCAATAGACTTGCTATAGTTTGCAAATTATTCTTGACTCGATGATGAATTTCACTTATGGCCACAGATTTAGAAATCAGTTCCATCTCTTTTTTCTTAACCTCAGTAATATCATCAATAATCATAATATAACCAGTCGCCTTTTCTTGATCATCCATTCGCAAATAGCGAACTTGTAAAGACAGATCCCCTGCTCGGATTTCTCTGATAGTTAGGGCCTCTTCTTCACTGGGATAATTTAAATCCACTGTACCTAATGTAAGGTTATGAAGAGATAAGCCGACGATTTCATCTTGATACCCCATTTTTTTATACAGTTCGACTGCTTGAGAATTACAGTAAGTAGCTACACCTTGCTTATCAAAAATGACAATAGCTTCTTTCACATGATGAATAATAGTATTTTGAGGGAACTCAAAACTATCTTTGTTATTTTTTTCAAGGCAGGACGAATTTAATAATTGTCCCATATCTTCATTAGCCACAATCGTGTTTTGCTCGATAATAAGTACCCCAATTATCTGGTTTTTAAGATTATAAATCGGTTCAACAATTTGTCTAACTCGTTTGTTTTCTTGTGTCCGCCCTTTTAAATTCCTTGAAGGAACACCCGTTTGCAATGTTCGTAAAACTGCAGGCTCATTTTCTCGTAAAGCAAATTCGCCTAAAACAGATTGACAGTACATCGAACTCCCTTTATCTAGTCGAGCTTCTCCCACTACAATGGCAATATTGGGAACATTAGTTAGGCAATCAATAAACACATCCCCTTGATTGGCTCTCGATATTAGCGGCAGTACATTTTCAATATTTTCCAGTACATCTAAGTCTTGTTCTGTTAGTTGAGTATAGGTCTTACAAAGTTTTCTTAACATTTCTCCACCTCTACCTACCCTCCTTTATCGATCCATATTAATAATTCTAGCAATTTCTCCCATCGACCGGCGTTTAGACATGCTCAAACCACGAAGTTTGTTGTAGGCTTCTTCTTCAGTGATACCTTCTTTTTTTATTAACAATCCTTTTGCTTTTTCAATTTGCTTACGATCTTCTAATTTCACTTTGTTTTTTTCCACTTCTTCTTCCATTTGCGCAAACTCTTGACTCTTTGATAATGCGATAGCTAGTGTAGGCATTAAATTCTTTTCATTAATAGGCTTTACAACATAAGCCATAACACCAATCTTTTGTGCTTCTTCAATGAATTTTTTTTCGCTGTACGCTGTAATTAAGACAATGCATTTTGCTAGTTTATCTTGATAAATGATTTCTGCGGCCTTCAAGCCATCAAGTAAAGGCATCTTTACATCCATTAGTACCAAGTCTGGGTTGTGCCTTTGGCATAGTTCAATAGCATCAAACCCATCAGATGCTTCGGCTACCACATTGTAACCTTCGTTTTTTAACATTTCTACAATATCCATTCTCGTAATAGGTTCATCATCGACTACCACCACTTTATTGCTCATGGAATTTCCTCCTTTTATTGCAAGGTAATCATCATTGATTACTTCATAACAATGAACAATATTGACTATTAATTTTATATTATTCTTTTTTATGTCACTTGTAAATAGTCTTTTATATTCTCTAACCCTTCATTTGTTATGGCACTAAAAGGAAAAATTTTTTTGGCACCAGCCTGAATAAGTTCTTCTCTTGCGTTACTCCAATTTTCAACCAAATCGATTTTCGTTATAATTCCAATAATTGGTTTGTTAAAAGATGCACCAAACCCCGGTGGGAAAGCATCGTATGTTTCGTTAGCTGCCTGCAAAAGACCTATAACATCACAATCCACTGCAACTGTGGTTAAAGCGTTATAAAATCTAGAGTTTTCGATATATTCTCCGGGAGTATCTAAGATATATTGCTCATATTCGATTGCTTGTGTTTTTTTATAACCTAATGGTCGATTATTCAACCTTTGACTAAGAGAAGTCTTCCCACTACCAGTTTTACCGATTAACATTAATTTTTTCATAGAATCCCTCTTTTAACTTTTCGTTATTTTAGTAGGGGCAAAATCTAATGTATCGTTCAAACTCTTTATAACTCCTTTTAATGCAGTTTCTACACTTGATACATCCCCTGTGATGACTAAAGACCCACTAAATCGGTCTAAAAATCCAATTTCTACACTAGCTATTTTGGTTGCTACATCGGCAGCAATAATCGATGCTTCGCCCGGGGTAATAGTCAAAATACCTATGGCATCATATTGATTTTCTACTAATCCTAATTTTTTATAAATATCTTTCTGAGGATGTGCAATTAAGTGCGCTAGAGTTGCTTGTTTGCCCGGCACATATTCTTGTACCATTCGTTGTTTTTCTTCTGTAAGCATAACAGTACTCCTTTTAAATATGAAGTTAAAAAACAAAAAAAACTTACTTGCAAAACATTTGTTTTGCATCGTAAGCTTCATCGCTTCTCAATATTGCACGCCGTTGTGCAACTTTGATTTTCATTTTAATTTATAATAACATAATTCATTTTTTATTACAAGGCTTTTTATTTTTTTTATTGGCCTTTATTTACACACCTTCTTTTACTTTTTGACGCTTGCTTAAAATCTTTTCTAGAAAAGATTTTATACCTCTCTTCAATTTTAAGCACACAAAAAAAGGATTATAGCGAATCTTAGTGTTTTTGGCAATAGGAAAATACAAAAAATGGCCAAGAAAAATGCAAGTACAATCCGGTTGTTAATTTTAACCTTGCTTCATTAACGCGTACTTCTTTCTGTGGCTTTCTCTATCGAAAAATAATAAGTGTGAATGATGAACTAATCGGTCAATTATTGCTACTGTTAATTTCTCGTCAAACAAGAAATTTTTCCAGTGGTTAAACTCCATATTAGTAGTAATTATGATGCTTTTTCGTTCATAGCAAAGACTGATAACTTCAAATAAAAGCCTAGCTCCCTCTTGATGTAGAGGCAAATAGCCCCATTCGTCTAATATTAATAAATCAGCTTTTTCTATCTTCTTCATTAACTTTTCATGAGAATGTTCTTCTTTAGCCTTCACTAATTCATTAATCAGGGAGTGTACTGTGTAAAACAGAACAGACTTCTGATTATTGATTGCCATGGTTCCAAGAGCAATACCTAAATGCGTTTTACCAGCGCCAGGTCCACCATAAAAGATTAGATTCTGCTTGTTTTCAATAAAGTTAAGTCCTTTTAACTGTTCTATTGTTAGCTTTTCAGGGAAAATAATATCTGTAAAGTCATAGCCATTTAAGGTTTTTACTACTGGAAATTTAGCAGCTTTCAATTTCCTTTCTCGGCTTCTTTCTAATCTTTCTTTATACAGCTCTTCAAGTAAATCCATTAAAAATTGTTCTTTAGATCTAAACTCAAGTCCGTCACATATATCCATTAGCGAATTGGATATACTCAGTTTTTTTTGGTAAAATTTAATTTTATCTATCATCTCTCATTCCTCCCATAAGTGAGTTGTAGGATTCTGCACTGATGTCATAGTCTGGGAGGCGAGGTAAAGCAGGGGGTGATTGATTTTGGTGGTAAACGGAGACATCCTCTGTAAGACGGTAGTAAGTTGTCCATAAAGCAGCAGTTTCTTTAACAGATTTCCTTATGTTTTCAGCTAAAACCTTCTCCGCAAATGCCATATCTTTTTCAAGTAAACACATTTTTAAAAACTTTAGACTTTGTTTTAAATCCTCATTATCCATTTCATTGTATATGACTTCCAATTATCCGGAAGTAAAGAGTAAAACCCTGAATATTTTAATGCTCTTGGTCTTGCTGCGATAACGTCGATAAAGTCCATCCAATGTGTAGATTTTTTGCCCTTTTCAAAAAGCCTGTTATGCCTTGTTATCTCACGATAGTCTTTATCATAAATCACCAACTCGTTAGCAAGAATTTTTACCCATACATAACTGCCTACATACTTAGGCGAAACAGAGTAGGAGCAATGATCATTAATTATATACCCTAGTTTATTGACCCTTCTCTTTTCAAATCTCCCATAGTCAAAGTCTACCTTAGTTGTGGTCTTCATAAGCTCAGTCTCTTTTATAAATATCTCATTTATTGTCCCTGGTTCTTTGTAATGACTTCTCTGATTATCCTCGGAACATCGATTAAGTAGGTCAAAATTGTACTTTTCTAAGTCACTGATTTCTGGTTCTGGCACAAAAAGGTTTTTTCGAAAGTAACCTACTTTTTTTTCAACATTACCCTTTTCGTTGCCACTATCAGGGTTGCAAAACACTGGTTCAAAGCCATAATGGAGGGCTAGTCGTGCAAATCTCTCTGTCATAACTGGCTGCCCTTTAGAGTCTTTTTTTCTAATACAAGCAGCTGCCATTTGGTCAAACCATATTTTGTTTGGAGTGAAGCTAATATATTTGAATATGTTAATCAAAGCTTCACATAAAGCCTCCATGGTCTCACTACGAGTAACTTGGCAAAACCCAGCATTGCTTTTAGGGAAGGAAAGTACTAACTCATGGGCCACTTTCTTAGTGCCATTTTCGATGATATATATTTCTCCAAAATCAACTTGAGCTTCTCCTCCAGGGTGATCTAGGTCAAGATGACAATCGTCAGTGTCGTAGACCTTTTGCTTTTCTTCTTTTACTAAAGTTCGCATTGTCCGCTCAGAAATCAGACACTTACCAGGACGTTCTGCCTTTAATCTCTCATGTATTTTCTTGGCAGTATGTCGGTATTTCTTCTTTTTATCCTTATCTTCTTCTAGTATTTCTCTGACATAAGGTCTAATCAAGTCCGATTTTGTAGGACCGGATTTTTTCTTAGGCTTTACATTAAAATCTTCTTTTTCTAAG
This genomic interval from Proteinivorax tanatarense contains the following:
- a CDS encoding acetaldehyde dehydrogenase (acetylating), producing MALVDKDLLSLQEVRDMIRKANEAQKEFAEFSQQDINQVVEAMKDVGERQAEYLAQLAYQETGFGKWQDKKIKNEIASTGVYEYIKDMRTIGIIDEDQENGIVEIGNPVGVIAALIPSTNPTSTVIYKAMIALKAGNAVVFSPHPSALNSILKTVELLNKAAVKAGAPSGLIQSMTATTLEGTSALMKHAGVDLILATGGSAMVKAAYSSGTPALGVGPGNVPAFIERSADVQEAISKIISSKTFDNGTVCASEQAIVTENCVADKIKKELQAQGGYFLSGEALEKVKAIMETKRGGMNPKIVGQSASFIADMAGIEIPKGTKLLISEETEVGKDIHFSKEKLTSLLAFYQVDNWKKACEKCYELLENGGLGHTLAIHSKNEEIIKAFALEKPVSRLLVNTPSTQGAVGLSTNLAPSFTLGCGAIGGSATSDNVSPMHLIDIRRMAYGIKERTQDTCKISQATGTAEEKSSSAESLSKEEIDMITKLVMKNLKK
- the eutM gene encoding ethanolamine utilization microcompartment protein EutM, which codes for MATLNALGMVETKGLVGAIEAADAMVKAANVAIVGKEQVGGGLVTVMVRGDVGAIKAATDAGAAAAERVGELLSVHVIPRPHGEVETILPQIKE
- a CDS encoding cobalamin adenosyltransferase — encoded protein: MKVLTETRLREEFKNKFPKKYLINSKVMVTPSAQEFIKQKKIELIYEDSQKNSEQKQETIEQHNIDKTDMTEKRPKYKDYYHGGSFQEKPEYMTQLYGNVLVRKDDLRIQLRGKLDSFQAEILKVQVDLMKAKEEKVVKDLDEILKLTREILRAEVLEEPLQSLNILGMDEECLRKASHNPKKYLGVDHIFPNHTMGEVLVKLNGLRSFSREVEILGVQAFASTEGYVQRKDILQALNRLSSGLYILMGRWLGNFYH
- the eutL gene encoding ethanolamine utilization microcompartment protein EutL — translated: MKNDALRASILSIKVIPNVSTDLVKELGLQTGHRSIGIVTADSDDVLYTALDEATKTADIQVVYAKSFYGGADNANTKLAGEVIGIISGPDPAEVRSGIDVIVDVVENEACFYSANEDDSIAYYAHCISRTGSYLSKEAGIKEGEALAYLIAPPLESVYALDAAMKAADVKIVSFYGPPSETNFGGGLLTGSQSACQAACEAFAEAVQFVAENPKKY
- the eutC gene encoding ethanolamine ammonia-lyase subunit EutC, which produces MSESAIKEMVQQIVEQLATQNSGHSKETFEKTINQQINEKIGNESLSVTDKELHDITEQRLQEYYKVPDPKEKESYMALKEKTSARVGIWRTGSRYKTDTLLRFRADHAVAMDAVFSYVSEDLLKKMNLFMINTLCKNKDEYITRPDLGRKFSDESIQKIKAECIPSPEVQIYVSDGLSSTAIEANIEEILPSIMQGLKNEGIKAGTPFFVKHGRVPAMDVISETLDAKVTVVLIGERPGLATGESMSCYMAYGAKVGMPESRRTVISNIHNGGTPATEAGAHIAGLVKEMLRQKASGLDLKV
- a CDS encoding ethanolamine ammonia-lyase subunit EutB, with product MLLKTKVFGTVYHFKNLNEVMSKANEERSGDKLAGLAAESTTERIAAKEVLSNLTLKDLRNNPAVPYEKDEVTRVIQDGVNNRIYEEIKNWTVSDLREWILNDHTKGSDIQRISRGLTSEMVAAVAKLMSNLDLVYGAKKIEITAHCNTTIGEDGTLAYRLQPNHTTDNIEGIKASLFEGLSYGAGDAVLGLNPVNDTVSSAKRVMELFESVKQEWKIPTQTCILAHVTTQMEAVKQGAPTDMIFQSIAGTEKGNEAFGVTDQLLTEAQELVLKEGTSTGPNVMYFETGQGSELSSDAHMDVDQVTLEARCYGLARKHKPFLVNTVVGFIGPEYLYNSKQVIRAGLEDHFMGKLSGLPMGVDVCYTNHMKADQNDIENLSMLLSNAGCNFLIGVPSGDDIMLNYQSSSFHDAATLRELLNLQPIPAFKEWLEEVGIYKNGRLSKKAGDASIFLK
- a CDS encoding BMC domain-containing protein yields the protein MSYALGILETYGYLPAIAGVDSALKSANVGIKSVQLPGGGLVTILIQGDVAAVKASVEAGSATIESIGVLVSHHVIARLDKETEKLFYGSINSCTGQEQKKDLTELLEPKKQNLVPKNNESLSKQKLDKLKVTELRRIARSFENFAIESKNIKFANKSQLIKAILEKTQPEVE